Proteins encoded by one window of Torulaspora delbrueckii CBS 1146 chromosome 2, complete genome:
- the TDEL0B07660 gene encoding uncharacterized protein has product MAGTRINEFNQEIGFAIENWSTRELPQRVTFTGKYCELQPLNIEKHASQLYESYESSGNSIWTYVPCGPFASLQDFKGFINKCNSDDKSVFFAVIDKSSGRAVGMISLISVNEQNGSIEVGYVIYSGHLKKTPIATEAQYLLMKYAFDELKYRRYEWRCDSLNKPSSNAAKRLGFTVEGTFRQAMVYKGRSRDTTYLSIIDSEWKTCQEAFEKWLSPDNLVNGVQKRSLNDIRDQCREKSK; this is encoded by the coding sequence ATGGCGGGTACGCGTATCAATGAGTTCAATCAAGAGATTGGGTTTGCCATTGAGAACTGGAGTACCAGGGAACTTCCACAGCGGGTCACTTTTACCGGTAAATACTGTGAACTTCAGCCTTTGAACATTGAGAAACACGCTTCGCAGCTGTATGAATCTTATGAAAGCTCCGGCAATTCGATTTGGACTTATGTGCCCTGTGGCCCATTCGCTAGCCTCCAggatttcaaaggtttcatcaataaatGTAACTCAGATGACAAATCTGTATTTTTTGCCGTTATCGACAAGAGTTCCGGGCGTGCCGTTGGtatgatttctttgattagTGTTAACGAGCAGAATGGTTCTATTGAGGTCGGATATGTTATTTACTCGGGTCACCTTAAGAAAACTCCAATTGCTACCGAAGCTCAGTATTTGCTGATGAAATACGCCTTTGACGAGTTGAAATACCGAAGATATGAATGGAGATGTGATAGTCTCAATAAGCCTTCGAGTAATGCTGCTAAGAGATTAGGTTTCACAGTAGAGGGCACCTTTCGTCAGGCAATGGTTTACAAAGGACGTAGCCGTGATACCACTTACCTTTCAATCATTGATAGCGAATGGAAGACTTGTCAAGAAGCCTTCGAAAAGTGGTTGAGCCCCGATAATCTCGTAAACGGTGTCCAAAAGCGTAGTTTGAACGATATCCGGGACCAGTGTAGAGAGAAATCCAAATAA
- the PAN3 gene encoding PAN-complex poly(A)-binding subunit PAN3 (similar to Saccharomyces cerevisiae PAN3 (YKL025C); ancestral locus Anc_2.669) — protein MFTKIAQKRQVAVAHTSGFEYISIVMDKTNMDWAKDIPCRNVIIYGYCRKEQEGCPFKHENHETAGQTTTTTMKVPSSSEGPTLISSHPGPSPSTPTPKFNAKISASFTPMSAKGANVATLSLESEPSGRASPDFHIPGLSSTPQLPSLSSGGSFGAPAFNPYAAESFTPASSAGVRLNHLTMHDDSNGTLGASHDAEGTLSMAATGLTIGEPPVSGTSHVALKYPTIYPPPHSLLQYHLYAPDPPPHLRVSLKPNERTPESLFIPNDLREELVKRNLASLQVFPLGGATPTIVQDYFGLVPLDFNKSTGTKDSFMGHKNSLYKVFSNLDGKLYLLRRIHDVKGMDQIQLSSTYQAWSKISSANVVKLTDLFLTTKFGDSSLCAVYDYYPLAKSLYDTHFASFPLTPITQEYLWTYLVQITNGMKTIHANGLAVGSLDWDKVIVTGAPGRIKISGCGALNALRYNEHHDLHAEQQEDYKKLGNLLRDLASKIGPNKDPSIDDLVVEESFKSVLKYLLDEENSNKDIRTLTMLFYEKLYSCVDSSLSYTEYTEGVLSRELENGRLFRLMCKLNCIYGRMESRIDVDWSESGGKFPIVLFYDFVFHQVDASGKNILDLTHVLRCLNKLDAGVSEKIVLATPDEMNCIIISYKELKDLIDYTFRSLAQ, from the coding sequence ATGTTCACGAAAATCGCACAGAAAAGACAAGTTGCAGTGGCCCACACGAGTGGATTCGAATACATATCCATTGTTATGGATAAGACGAACATGGATTGGGCAAAGGATATACCCTGCCGAAACGTTATCATTTATGGATACTGTCGAAAGGAGCAAGAAGGGTGCCCGTTTAAACACGAGAACCACGAGACCGCCGGACAGACGACAACTACAACAATGAAGGTTCCATCGAGCTCGGAAGGTCCAACATTGATTTCGAGCCATCCTGGGCCTTCACCATCGACTCCAACGCCAAAGTTCAATGCCAAGATTTCTGCGAGTTTTACACCAATGTCAGCCAAGGGAGCAAACGTTGCGACTTTGAGCCTGGAAAGTGAGCCATCAGGCAGGGCATCACCGGATTTCCACATACCGGGGTTGTCTTCGACACCTCAGCTACCCTCACTGTCCTCTGGGGGCTCATTTGGCGCACCAGCATTCAATCCGTACGCGGCAGAAAGCTTCACACCAGCGTCTTCGGCTGGAGTCCGTCTAAATCATCTGACTATGCACGATGACAGCAATGGAACACTCGGTGCTTCGCATGATGCTGAAGGTACTCTTTCGATGGCTGCTACTGGGTTGACAATTGGAGAGCCACCCGTCTCTGGGACTTCGCACGTTGCCTTGAAGTATCCTACAATTTATCCACCACCTCACAGTCTCCTCCAATACCATCTGTATGCGCCTGATCCTCCACCACACCTTAGAGTGTCACTTAAACCAAACGAGCGTACTCCTGAGTCCCTCTTCATCCCTAATGACCTCAGAGAAGAGCTTGTGAAGCGAAATCTGGCTTCTTTACAAGTATTTCCGTTAGGGGGTGCAACACCAACAATAGTCCAAGACTACTTTGGCCTGGTTCCGTTGGATTTCAATAAGAGTACAGGTACGAAAGACAGCTTCATGGGTCACAAAAACTCGCTATACAAAGTATTTTCTAATTTGGACGGTAAACTTTATCTCTTGCGGCGTATACACGACGTCAAGGGGATGGATCAAATCCAATTGTCGAGTACTTATCAAGCTTGGAGCAAAATTTCCAGTGCCAATGTGGTCAAGTTAACGGACCTGTTCTTGACAACTAAGTTTGGAGACTCGTCTCTTTGCGCGGTATATGATTACTACCCGCTTGCAAAATCCTTATATGACACGCACTTTGCCAGCTTCCCATTAACTCCAATAACGCAGGAATATCTATGGACTTATTTAGTGCAGATAACCAACGGGATGAAAACAATTCACGCTAACGGGCTGGCAGTTGGAAGCCTAGATTGGGATAAGGTTATCGTCACGGGAGCACCAGGCAGGATTAAGATATCTGGCTGTGGTGCCCTTAACGCCTTACGCTATAATGAGCATCATGACCTTCACGCCGAGCAACAAGAGGATTACAAGAAACTTGGTAACCTACTGAGAGACCTTGCCTCCAAGATAGGCCCCAATAAAGATCCTTCAATCGACGACCTtgtcgttgaagaaagtttcaagagTGTCCTCAAATATCTATTAGACGAGGAAAACAGCAATAAAGACATACGGACCTTAACTATGCTGTTTTACGAGAAGCTCTACAGTTGCGTTGACTCTTCTTTGAGTTACACAGAGTATACTGAGGGAGTGCTGTCTCGCGAACTAGAGAACGGAAGATTGTTCAGATTAATGTGCAAACTGAACTGTATATACGGACGGATGGAATCACGAATAGATGTCGACTGGTCTGAATCCGGTGGTAAGTTCCCGATAGTTCTATTTTACGACTTCGTTTTCCATCAAGTGGATGCTTCGGGCAAGAATATCTTAGACTTAACCCATGTCCTAAGATGTTTGAATAAATTAGATGCGGGGGtatctgaaaaaattgtacTAGCAACACCTGATGAGATGAATTGCATTATAATAAGCTAcaaggaattgaaagatttgataGATTACACTTTTCGATCTTTAGCGCAATAA